Proteins encoded together in one Macadamia integrifolia cultivar HAES 741 chromosome 8, SCU_Mint_v3, whole genome shotgun sequence window:
- the LOC122086348 gene encoding uncharacterized protein LOC122086348, whose protein sequence is MPQFLQLQAMEAQTQLQLHHIQTLTTRRLNLPPITKASVSTFSRPTRSFSFQNGTRLGLPKSIAPVASSKQILESGLVIEEGAEEDREMKAEEWMELGFDEEEKEEKMYGEKKKGIVEMMEYLEEEAILGSDPGRNPTDYNRRALIFDKSSRVFQALKQRNALG, encoded by the coding sequence ATGCCTCAGTTTCTGCAACTACAAGCCATGGAAGCTCAGACCCAGCTTCAACTCCATCATATTCAAACCCTCACCACCCGCCGCCTCAATCTCCCTCCCATTACTAAAGCTTCAGTTTCAACATTTTCCAGACCAACTCGATCTTTCTCTTTCCAAAATGGAACGAGATTGGGATTACCTAAATCCATAGCTCCAGTGGCATCATCCAAACAAATACTGGAATCAGGATTGGTAATAGAAGAAGGAGCTGAAGAAGATAGGGAGATGAAAGCAGAGGAATGGATGGAGCTGGGATTTgatgaggaagagaaagaagaaaagatgtacggagagaagaagaaaggaatagTGGAGATGATGGAATACTTGGAAGAAGAAGCCATCCTTGGGAGCGACCCAGGGAGAAACCCCACCGATTATAATCGAAGAGCCCTTATCTTCGACAAGAGTTCTCGAGTCTTCCAAGCTCTCAAACAACGCAACGCTCTCGGTTAA
- the LOC122087421 gene encoding uncharacterized protein LOC122087421 translates to MEGLLLSCQSPAVGNRNFRQKISRKPLQPRNFLVDPIDDQVKKNPKPKCTEIEISLAGDSDKENRLITATPPNIGSFDTSLAEELSAIRKKLERLRFDKEKTQKKLREKDLVLEMNMLELQRRGEAQKQLEVMVEKLLAMKKLQSTCMRITPIQSLREKEQEKKLKEVQSHSQEMKSEEKECALEMKSDERECAIDMKGKESIDKNPELGPSADEIPEKATDL, encoded by the exons ATGGAAGGGCTTTTGTTATCCTGTCAATCTCCGGCAGTCGGGAATCGGAATTTCCGGCAGAAAATCAGCCGGAAGCCTTTGCAGCCGAGGAATTTTCTGGTGGATCCAATTGATGATCAGGTGAAGAAGAATCCCAAGCCTAAATGTACCGAGATCGAGATCTCGTTGGCAGGCGATTCGGATAAGGAGAACCGGTTGATCACCGCGACGCCACCCAATATCGGATCTTTTGATACCTCTCTTGCAGAGGAATTGAGTGCGATCCGGAAGAAGCTGGAACGGTTGAGATTTGACAAGGAAAAGACACAGAAGAAATTAAGAGAGAAGGATCTTGTGTTGGAGATGAATATGTTGGAACTCCAAAGGAGAGGTGAAGCACAGAAGCAGCTCGAGGTAATGGTCGAAAAGCTGCTGGCAATGAAGAAACTCCAgtctacctgtatg AGAATCACTCCTATTCAATCGCTCAGAGAAAAGGAACAAGAAAAGAAGCTCAAGGAAGTTCAATCGCATTCACAG GAAATGAAATCTGAGGAGAAAGAATGCGCCTTGGAGATGAAATCTGATGAGAGAGAATGCGCCATCGACATGAAGGGAAAAGAATCTATAGACAAAAACCCAGAGCTGGGTCCTTCAGCTGATGAAATACCAGAGAAGGCAACGGATTTGTAG
- the LOC122085904 gene encoding probable RNA-binding protein EIF1AD — MKGGRKNLKRASTEEIPTLLKGQSIMQVVSLRGSNLIEVMDAAGQKSLALFPAKFQKSMWIRRGSFVVVDESAKQKALESGSKVACMVVQVLFYEQICALQKSTEWPEIFRAAGTDADASNGYMQTPTSNPGEELNSSDSEGLAPLEGNLNRTRPIELYSDSESNSDEES; from the exons ATGAAAGGAGGTCGGAAGAATCTGAAGAGAGCATCCACAGAAGAAATTCCAACCCTGCTCAAAGGCCAAAGCATAATGCAAGTTGTATCTCTCCGTGGTTCAAATCTCATTGAG GTAATGGATGCAGCTGGGCAGAAATCATTGGCATTGTTTCCAGCCAAATTTCAAAAGAGTATGTGGATTAGACGAG GGAGCTTTGTTGTGGTGGATGAAAGTGCAAAGCAGAAGGCCCTTGAATCAGGCAGCAAGGTTGCATGCATGGTTGTGCAAGTTCTCTTTTATGAGCAAATTTGTGCACTACAGAAATCTACAGAGTG GCCAGAAATTTTCAGAGCAGCAGGCACAGATGCAGATGCTTCAAATGGCTATATGCAAACACCCACCTCCAATCCTGGGGAGGAACTGAATTCAAGTGATAGTGAAGGTCTTGCACCACTGGAGGGTAATTTGAACAGAACCAGACCCATTGAGTTGTATTCTGATTCAGAATCAAATTCAGATGAAGAGTCTTAA
- the LOC122085937 gene encoding histone-lysine N-methyltransferase, H3 lysine-9 specific SUVH6-like → MTSYQLQPFAHVLKAKSFPCREISATRAFPLDYGRNAQSIIADEHLKYVSYEKGSIVGCERTISEPRPSENTVRNESNHVGEKVQQVHGGYACRRSLMGTSNSHSRQGKHPRGRTEINVKKRKATVVGKSLSALSEKKHRKENLGGPTTKMKVPPKGKVVYIDPDEIANFSRDRAIKALNLFRIILKEEQKKSKEQGNSTNRIDMAAYNRLKITPMWVNSVGPTLGSVPWVEVGDKFQYRVELSIIGLHHPLEAGIDYLQKDGKFIATSIVFSGCYDNDTSDLDALVYCGQGGKYTKGDKRPKDQKLELGNLALKNSIDQKNVVRVILGSKEVQHSDSNNARGKIASYFVYIGFYVVEKYSQEIGDSGASIFKFHLRRVLGQLTPNLRKNQKKQECCNSKVTPLRSLGLRIKSGNNLSTKWR, encoded by the coding sequence ATGACTTCATATCAACTTCAACCATTTGCTCATGTTTTGAAAGCAAAATCTTTTCCCTGTAGAGAAATCTCAGCCACCAGAGCATTTCCTCTGGATTATGGAAGAAATGCTCAAAGTATCATCGCAGACGAGCACCTGAAATATGTTTCTTATGAAAAAGGCAGTATTGTTGGCTGTGAAAGAACCATTTCAGAGCCAAGGCCTTCTGAGAATACAGTCAGGAATGAATCCAACCATGTTGGAGAGAAAGTTCAGCAAGTTCATGGTGGATATGCCTGCAGGCGTTCTCTGATGGGCACTTCAAACAGTCACAGCAGACAAGGGAAACACCCAAGGGGTAGAACGGAAATAAATGTAAAGAAGCGTAAAGCCACGGTGGTGGGAAAGTCTTTATCTGCTTTGAGCGAAAAGaaacatagaaaagaaaatttgggaGGACCAACTACAAAGATGAAAGTGCCTCCTAAAGGAAAGGTTGTTTACATAGATCCAGATGAAATTGCAAATTTTTCGCGTGACAGAGCCATTAAAGCTCTCAATCTGTTTAGGATTATTTTAAAGGAAGAGCAAAAAAAGTCGAAGGAGCAAGGAAATTCAACCAATCGGATTGATATGGCAGCCTATAATCGTCTAAAAATAACACCTATGTGGGTTAACTCGGTGGGACCAACCTTGGGTTCTGTCCCATGGGTTGAAGTTGGTGATAAATTTCAGTACCGAGTGGAGCTCTCAATCATTGGCCTTCATCACCCCTTAGAGGCTGGCATAGATTACTTGCAGAAAGACGGAAAATTTATTGCCACAAGTATTGTTTTTTCTGGGTGTTACGACAATGACACATCTGATCTTGATGCCTTGGTTTATTGTGGTCAAGGAGGCAAGTATACGAAAGGAGATAAGCGACCCAAGGATCAAAAGCTTGAGCTAGGAAACCTTGCACTTAAGAACAGCATTGATCAAAAAAATGTTGTAAGGGTTATCCTTGGATCAAAAGAAGTGCAACACTCTGATTCTAACAATGCTCGGGGGAAGATAGCTTCATATTTTGTCTACATTGGGTTTTACGTGGTGGAGAAATATTCACAGGAAATAGGGGATTCTGGGGCTTCTATCTTTAAGTTTCACTTGAGAAGAGTTCTAGGTCAGTTGACGCCCAATTTaagaaagaatcaaaagaaacaGGAATGCTGCAACAGTAAGGTTACTCCGTTGCGATCACTAGGTCTCAGGATCAAGTCGGGAAACAACCTCTCTACAAAGTGGcgttaa